The window tgttcattgatgatatcttggtatactcgaaggatgaagaggaacacaaggagcatttgcgtttggttcttgagaagctcagggaacatcagttatatgccaagtttagcaaatgtgagttttgtttgaaggaagttggatttcctggacatgttatatcaggagaagggatAGCAGTGGGCCCTACCAAGGTTCAATCAGTCaccgagtggttggcacccacctcagttggagagatccgcagttttcttggactcgtgggatactatcggagattcattgataatttttccaagattgtgaagcctatgacgacgttgttgaagaaggacaccaagttccattggactCAAGTATGCGAAgcaagtttccaagagttgaagaaatggttgactacaaccccagtgttgattctgccggatatacgcaaggatttccaagtgtattgcgacgcctctcgcttaggacttggaggagtacttatgcaagacggaagagttgtttcgtatgcctcacggcaACTTTGACCACATGAGTTGAATTACGCCACAcacgacttggagttagcagctgtagttcaCGCActtaagacatggagacattttcttgctgggaaccattgtgatgtgtacacagatcataagagtttgaagtacattttcacacagaaggagttaaacctcaggcaaaggagatggttggagcttataaaggattatgatatgaaattgcactatcatccaggaaaggccaatgtcgtagcagacgctttgatccggaagagttatgccaataccttagTAACATGAGGTttgccaagggagttagcagaagatctcagggagcttcaTGTAGAGATTGTTCCTGGAGATTTTGTTACAACCATGGAAGTTCAGTCgactttgttgggaaagattcgagaagctcagaaggatgacaaagaaattgccgagataaaggagaatatGGCTGAAGGCAAAGcctaaggttttcgtgaggatgagcatgacaccctatggtttgaggaccgtatattTGTGCCCAATaacgcagagatcaggaagttgatattacaggaagctcacgactcgccatactcgatacaccccggaaacaccaagatgtatttggatttgaaggagcctttctggtggaccagaatgaagaaggatattgccgagtatgtagccgtgtgtgatgtatgtcagagagtgaaggcagaacatcagaagccaacaggattactgcagcctatgccgatacctgaatggaagtaggataatcttggcatggatttcatcaccggattacccaggacccaatcgggatatgattctatctgggtagtagtggatcgtttgaccaaagtagctcactttatccccgtgaagaCCACATATACAAgcacgaagttggccaagatatatatgaccaggatcgtatgtctgcatggagttccgaggaccatcgtatcagatagaggaatgcAGTTTACTtcaagttttggcaccagctgcaccaaactttgggaaccaggctagagtttagtaccgcatttcatccgtagacagatggacagaccgagagagtaaatcagattctggaggacatgttgagaacttgtgcactagattatggatctagttgggatgacaacttgccctacgtggagttctcatacaacaatagctaccaggccagcttgaaggtggcaccgtttgaagccctgtatggacgaaggtgcagaacaccgttaatgtgggatgaagttggagaccgtcagttgtttggaccagatttgattaaggagtccgaagAGAAGTTTAAGTTGatacgagatagactgaaggtagctcagtcccgacagaagagttatgcagattcaaaacgcaaggaggtagtctatgaaatcggagacagaacaTATCTACGAGTGTCACCTCTGTGAGGAGTTAAATGTttcggagttaagggaaagttagccccgagatttgtagggttgtaccgtgttttggaacgcatgggagaggttgcctacaagttggaattacccgaaggattgtcaggagtacatgatgtgtttcacatttcccagttgaagaagtgtcatgctgagatggtcgATACCCCTCTGAGAGATAcgttgcccctggaagcaattcagttggatagtgatctaacctatgaggagaaaccagttaagattctcgagtttgccagccgagttacacgcatcaaggttatcaagttttgcaaagtttagtggagtcaccataccgaggatgaagccacctgggaacgagaggatgatctacgcaaataccacccacacctattttcttgccaacccgaatctcaaggacgggattcatcttaagggggtatgtttgtaacatcccaaaatttcaatttggaatgttatacataggtcattcatgcatatcatattttattgcattttgccttgtgatccttgaaattctaagcaactcaaggacccacggagagagttggggatttcgttattttcatatttgagttttctcaaattttgaaaagaggatcatttggttttaattatttttccccgaaaatatttcatattaaaaatatatgagaggagataatatgacttctccaaaataaataaaatattagaggaaaaatattaaaatcaaataagttattttatttgggttttatcacgattttatttgaattaggaaaatatgcgtttttcaaaattgcattagaggtctAAATAAATGTTCACTATATCCGCAATATTACTAGAGGACCGCGAAAATTTATTTCTggctttttggagtccgtttagtatttcttttatttgtttttttgcggcaggatttatttaaaaaaaaggtaaccgacctaccgggccatgtccgacctggacacttgaCCCGGCCGGTCTTATAAGCCACGCCCCCGCGACCCCAAGGCCCAGCAAGCCGCCAACCCCGCCCGGAACCCTAGCACGTGCCGCCCCGCCCTtgtcgccgccgccgacctcgccgaggtagccgccgccggttttcACAAGAAAACCGTTTGTTTTTTTtctcgaaaccctagttcattttttagaTTGGTTTCTTTTcgatttttctcggtttagttaaatcgtggacgtttgtccgtacgttcgttttaacgaacgctgttCCTCCGTTAGTCGTAGAcagcgaacgctcgttcgttagcctgttcgtcagttttccttTTCCAGGGTTTTtttgtgattattttcgatcgcgatttctgccctaatcttcgttctagtttatcttttcgctctttTATctgaatcaggtgaaacaagcgcctagatcttcgtctcgaagccctctttccgtttaaccgacttgaacaagattttggtgctgtaaaatttgactttaatcCAGATTAGtattcggatcttgtttctttcatagtttgagttttgttgctccatttgatttgattctttttgcaaaccggagttcttcagttgaactttttggttaggtcttcttatttgagttttacccatgcatctttgcttgattgcttatgtatgctcttgtttgtttgcgatagaacacccggagtgcgaagcgtgctactacgagtctctaggttttgaggatcatcagcaaggcaagtaacactttgaccatacccctttatcacccagtttttatgcattagtttcaaccctcacacattgcatgagtaggatctcttaacatgtgggtctgggaagtagatgatgaggtagaacctattacctgttttattatcaaacccctgggagttacttctacgttatgcttatattgccatgctatgctcatagacgtggtttgggcttgagtgtatccatgacagatgtgagttgttaattaatggctcAACTTaacgtggcaactttaatacacatctgggtggattgcttgtgggcacctggagaatccagtgttgtccaaggatagcccggagtacccgtgtgatcatcctacggtccgccacccaggctcaaagggatcataagattattcatgctagaaacttccgtgtgcagccacaagacattatgggctctggcatagttgagtatgttgagtgacccctttcagtggtgggctagcagatgtaggggaaagtaggtgtaatggtccacccagagtaaagagttaatgcttctgaaagactgtgtctcggtcatccgtttctcaaataccatgtagtgcgagaaatgttggagaacgtagtaatttcaaaaaaattcctacgcacacacaggatcatggtgatgcatagcaacaagaggggagagtgtgtccacgtaccctcgtagaccgaaagcggaagcgttagcacaatgcggttgatgtagtcatacgccttcatgatccgaccgatccaagtaccgaacgtacggcacctccgagttcagcacatgttcagctcgatgtcccgcgaactccgatccagcagagcttcaggagagagttccgtcagcacgatggcgtcatgacggtgatgatgttgctaccgacgcagggcttcgcctaagcacctctatgatataaccgaggtggaatatggtggaggggggcaccgcacacggctggaatagatcaatagatcaacttgtgtgtctccaaggggtgccccttccccgtatataaaggagtggaggagggggagggtcggccctctctatggcgcgccctaggggagtcctactcccatcgggagtaggattccccctttcctagtagaactaggagcccttccaagtagtaggagtaggagagaaggaaagggaaaagagaagagaaggaaggagggggcgccgcccctccccctagtccaattcggactaagcattgggggggcgtccaacctctcctctccctttcccctaaagcccaataaggcccatatactccccggcgaattcccgtaactctccggtactcctaaaaatacccgaatcactcggaccatttccgatgtccgaatatagtcgtccaatttatcgatctttacgtctcgaccatttatagactcctcgtcatgtccccgatctcacccgggactccgaactaccttcggtacatcaaaacacataaactcataataccgatcgtcaccgaactttaagcgtactgaccctacggattcgagaactatgtagacatgaccgagacacgtctccggtcaataaccaatagcggaacctggatgttcatattggctcccacatattctacgaagatctttatcggtcaaaccgcataacaacatacgttgttccctttgtcatcggtatgtcacttgcccgagattcgatcgtcggtatctcaatacctaattcaatttcgttaccggcaagtctctttactcgttccgtaatacatcatcccgcaactaactcattagttacaatgcttgcaaggcttataatgatgtgcattaccgagtgggcctagatatacctctccgacaatcggagtgacaaatactaatctcgaaatacaccaactcaacaagtaccttcggagacacctgtaaagcacctttataatcacccagttacgttgtgacatttggtagcacacaaagtgttcctccggtaaacgggagttgcataatctcatagtcataggaacatgtataagtcatgatgaaagcaatatcaacatactaaacgatcaagtgctaagctaacagaatgggtcaagtcaatcacatcattcttctaatgatgtgatcccgttaatcaaatgacaactcatgtctatggttaggaaacttaatcatctttgattaacgagctagtcaagtagaggcatactagtgacactatgtttgtctatgtattcatccaTGTATTATATTTctagttaataaaattctagcatgaataataaatatttatcatgaaataaggaaataaataataactttgttattgcctctagggcatatttccttcaagaaaacaaacggaggagatcgggtcttgtggggaaaagtgcgcaaacctctacagagtgtataaactaatcatggttagccgtgtccccggttatggacatcttgagtatctggtacttgaattattgatttgatctcatcactctaaataaatttgttgggatgttaatggctactttaattgggattgagttggaggaaccttctcaatgatgtttcaactaccatgatagttaaaataaaatatattcctttgttgtaggaaaaaattggcttttcgcaaaacaatataaccatagagcctccaccagccatatatgcatgtagtgatagcatttatctgttcattgttctcttgtgttactttgccagcatattccatgtgctgacccgttttcgggctgcaacgtatcatgttgcagacttttcagactacGAGTAAGATGTTGTAGgtcatttgtcatgcactcagctatgccgttggagttgatggactcactttatcttccaagccttccgctgttatcgtaattagatggccttaagccattctaattgtaataagttctcgtttgagacattcgatgtaataagtgtgtgattgctactctgttataaatccttcgaattactgtgtgtgtcagcattactgatccagggatgacactgaagcacagagacttgaccgtttgaggtcggatcgctacagaaGCAAATGTTCCCTCGTGcaccggcttgggggcaagccgtGTCTAAGGGAAGGGGGATTGTCGGTGATCAAGACCTCCCAACTGATCAAGAGGCGTGCGGAGATGAAGTTCAAAACACATACAAGCCCCGTCGCAAGCATCAGCGGCCCGCTAGGCTTGTTGGGCCTAAATGGGCCCAAGTCACCGCGTCGAGTACTTAAACTATAGAGAGCGTGTGTNNNNNNNNNNNNNNNNNNNNNNNNNNNNNNNNNNNNNNNNNNNNNNNNNNNNNNNNNNNNNNNNNNNNNNNNNNNNNNNNNNNNNNNNNNNNNNNNNNNNNNNNNNNNNNNNNNNNNNNNNNNNNNNNNNNNNNNNNNNNNNNNNNNNNNNNNNNNNNNNNNNNNNNNNNNNNNNNNNNNNNNNNNNNNNNNNNNNNNNNNNNNNNNNNNNNNNNNNNNNNNNNNNNNNNNNNNNNNNNNNNNNNNNNNNNNNNNNNNNNNNNNNNNNNNNNNNNNNNNNNNNNNNNNNNNNNNNNNNNNNNNNNNNNNNNNNNNNNNNNNNNNNNNNNNNNNNNNNNNNNNNNNNNNNNNNNNNNNNNNNNNNNNNNNNNNNNNNNNNNNAGGCCGGACAGAACGGCTAGAAGCCGAGGCACGACTTGTGCGTGTAGCATGGAGGAGACGTTGATCCCCTTCCTCCATTCGAATGGTAGCTCGAGCTCCATGTAAATCCGCCATGAAATCCAACTGTGAGTTGTAGTGCTAATATGGAATTACCAGCGTGATTTGATTGAGCCTGAGGGTGAAGCGGCAACGCTTGCACATTTCATCGAATTTCATCATAAAATGCGTAATCGGACAACTCACGTTCAACTTCAAAATGATTTGGTTGGGCATACGTAGAGTCACGTATACGAAACCAATAGTTCcatcttcttatttttctttgaaTTTATGTGCTATAATTTTAAATTCATTTGGTTGGTGATTTTGTGATTTTTACTTATTTGGACTCAaagtatgtactccctctgttcatttttataagaccttgaagacatttcagacaatgtataAAATAGCCCATTtaaagttgtctgaaatgacttacaaaagtgaacggagggagtaacttatTTGAATGTAGACTATGTGACGCTTTTTGTTTATTCCAATCAAGACTGTATGAAAATGGCCAAATTGATAAATTGATTACACATACAGTCAAAGCAGACCAAATGAATCGCCCCGTGTATCACGTATCATGAAATCGTCTGTCCATTGAATCATCCAAAAGATAAACATTCGGTCAGTTGAAGATGATCTACTGGATTCGGTATGGGGATGGATGCTATTTCTGGTTGCTCGTACTCATTGCAAAGCTTTTTCAACTATCTCACCGGCCGACCATGTCCCCTCTCCTCGATGTCTCCATCGCTAGCATGGGGCGACGACAGAGACCCAGTTGACAACAGCGGGTGTTTAGGATCCCACATAAATGCACACAGTGTGTGCTCCCCTGATGGATGGATGTTGACCAGTTCAACCTTGCGGGCTCGTCGATCCAACGGCTCAGAGCAAAGCAAACGACGTGCCCCACTGCCCGTGCGGCTTTGACGCCAACTCCACCAGGGGGGGCACTACGACTTTCTACGAGCGAGCGTCGTCCTCGTCCCCTTCCTTCCTCCTGTCATCGCCGCGCGCCGCAGTCGCATCTGCATCTGCATCTCGGCATCCTTCCCGGAACCTTCCCCGACCTTCCGCCGCGCGCCGgagctctcctcctcctcgcggtGCTTGATTTGCTTGGACCCCAAGCTCAAACCATTCCCCCATTCCATTTGTATAGCCCAGCTCATCTCCCATCCATGCCCCCAACCACAAAACATCACTAGTCACTGTTGCTAGCGCGCCTCCGTCCGTATACGCCAAACGCCTGGGCCTGGGCCATGGCCGCCACACCGGACGAGTTCCTGCGGGCGGGGGACGCGGAGCCCTTCTCCCCGTCGCTCTTCCTCGACCTGCCGCCAACGCCGTCGCCCCCGCGCGCCCCCGCCTCCGACGACCTCGACTTCATCTCGCGCATGCTCATGGAGGAGGACATCGACGACAGGTTCTTCTACCAGTACCCCGACCACCCCGCCATCCTCTCCGCGCAGCACCGCTTCGCCCAGATCATCTCCGACTCCAACACCAACCCATCCACCGACGACTCCGCCGTCGCCAGCTCCACCTTCTCCTCCGACTCTGCTACCGCCAGATCGGCCTCCTCCTGCTCCGACTCTGCCACAAACACCGCCAAATCGACCTCCTCCTCCCACTCCGCCACCACCAACACCGCCAACTCCACCTCCTGTTCCCCCTCACCCGGCGGCTTCGGCCCCGCCAATCCCACCTGGCCTTACGAGCGAATCGATCTCTCCCAGCCCCTCCACTCCCCGCCATACATCGGCCTGGGCTTCCCCGTCGACGGTGCCAACAACCTCCTCTTTTCCGGCGTCAGCACGCCCACCTCGGGATATTTCGGGCACACTCCGGCGCTCTCCAGGGGCAACAGCAACCATTTCGTCGCCCCCGCTGGCCAGAACGGCCGCAGCACGGGCATTCAGAGCTTTGCGACATTCTCGAATAGTAGCGCCACCAAGGACGCCAAGACCTTGTCGAACAATGCCACGGCGAAGGCGGCCAAGCCGGCTACTCAGGCCGCTTGCCGAGGTGGCCCAGGCACCCCGGcctcggccttcttcttcaatggccaGACCGACGGTGACATGGACATGCTCAACATGGCGTTTCGCAAGGGCATGGAGGAGGCCAACAAGTTCTTGCCCACCAACAACACCCTCGACGCCATTTCCAACAGGCCGGCACTGCGCGACTTGACCTGTGACCAGTTGAAGAAGGAGGAGGCGGATAGACTCAGAATGTTGATGTTCAGTAATGGCCGGGGGCGCAAGAACAGGCATGGCGtggaagacttggaggcggaggctGGCCGGAGAAGCAAGCTGATGATGCCGGAACAGGAGGAATCTGGGGTAGGCGAGATGGTCGAGGAAATAATGCTTCACGGCCACGACATCATCATGAAGGGGATAGAGGATCTGCAAATAGCAATGGGCACCGAGGCCGAGAAGAACCACAGGAAGGGCACCGGCAAGGCAGCGCGGGGGAGGCGGGGTGCAACCGAGGTCGACCTCCGCACCATGCTCATCCACTGTGCGCAGGCGGTGGCCACGGGCGACCACCGGGGATCGAACGAGCTACTCAGGCAGATTAAGCAACACTCGTCGCCTAAGGGGGATGCCACACAGAGGCTGGCGTATTGTTTCGCCGAGGGACTGGAAGCACGCCTTGCAGGCACGGGCAGCCATGTGTATCGGTCGCTCGTGGCCAAGAGCACCTCGGTCGGAGAGTTCCTCAGGGCCTACAAGCTCTACATGGCAGCCAGCAGTTTCAGGAAGGTGAATTTTATTTTTGTTGGCAAGATCATCATGGATGCCATGGTCGGGAAGAGCCGCTTGCACATCGTGGATTACAATGTGGAATATGGATTCCAGTGGCCAGATTTGCTACAGATGCTAGCGGAAAGGGAAGGCGGGCCGCCAGAGGTGAGGATCACTGGCATTGACGTCCCTCAGCCTGGGTTCCGCCCAGCCTTCCAGATCGA is drawn from Triticum dicoccoides isolate Atlit2015 ecotype Zavitan chromosome 4A, WEW_v2.0, whole genome shotgun sequence and contains these coding sequences:
- the LOC119286091 gene encoding scarecrow-like protein 34 translates to MAATPDEFLRAGDAEPFSPSLFLDLPPTPSPPRAPASDDLDFISRMLMEEDIDDRFFYQYPDHPAILSAQHRFAQIISDSNTNPSTDDSAVASSTFSSDSATARSASSCSDSATNTAKSTSSSHSATTNTANSTSCSPSPGGFGPANPTWPYERIDLSQPLHSPPYIGLGFPVDGANNLLFSGVSTPTSGYFGHTPALSRGNSNHFVAPAGQNGRSTGIQSFATFSNSSATKDAKTLSNNATAKAAKPATQAACRGGPGTPASAFFFNGQTDGDMDMLNMAFRKGMEEANKFLPTNNTLDAISNRPALRDLTCDQLKKEEADRLRMLMFSNGRGRKNRHGVEDLEAEAGRRSKLMMPEQEESGVGEMVEEIMLHGHDIIMKGIEDLQIAMGTEAEKNHRKGTGKAARGRRGATEVDLRTMLIHCAQAVATGDHRGSNELLRQIKQHSSPKGDATQRLAYCFAEGLEARLAGTGSHVYRSLVAKSTSVGEFLRAYKLYMAASSFRKVNFIFVGKIIMDAMVGKSRLHIVDYNVEYGFQWPDLLQMLAEREGGPPEVRITGIDVPQPGFRPAFQIEETGRRLSKCAQEFGVPFRYHGIPAKLETVHAEDLNIDPNEVLIVTSQCGFSNLMDESVIMDRQDIPSPRDMVLTNIRNMRPDVFIDCVVNGTYSAPFFVTRFREALFTYSAQFDMLDATIPRDNDDRLLIERDIFGPCALNVIACEGADRVDRPETYKQWQVRGHRAGLRQVPLSSAVVKLVKDKVKSLYHKDFLIDVDNRWLLQGWKGRVLYAMSTWVAGDHDISKF